The window GTGTTCGCGACCCTCGTGCCGGAGGGCGACCTCGACCGTCAGATCGGCGACATCGAGAACGCGATCAAAGAGGACCGCGAAGGCGCGAAGGCGACGCTCGCGGGCAACCGGTTCGGCCTCAAACCGATCGTCTGGATCGGCATCATCCTGTCGGTGTTCCAGCAGTTCGTCGGCATCAACGTGATCTTCTACTACTCGACCACCCTCTGGCAGGCGGTCGGATTCACCGAGAAGAACTCGCTGCTCATCACGGTCATCACCTCGGTGACGAACGTCGTCGTGACCATCGTCGCCATCCTCCTCGTCGACCGGGTGGGCCGCCGCCCGATCCTGCTCACGGGATCCGTCGGCATGGCGCTGTCGCTCGGCGTGATGGCGCTCGCGTTCACCTTCGCGGTCAAGCACGACGGCGCCGTCAGCCTCCCGAACCCGTGGGGACCGATTGCCCTCATCGCGGCGAACATCTTCGTGGTGTGCTTCGGCGCCTCGTGGGGTCCGCTCGTCTGGGTGCTCCTCGGCGAGATCTTCCCGAGCCGGATCCGCGGGAAGGCCCTGGGCGTCGCGGCCGCGGCGCAGTGGATCGCGAACTTCCTGGTGACCATCTCGTTCCCGCCGATGGCCGACTTCTCGCTGCCGTTCACGTACGGCATGTACGCCCTCTTCGCCGCCCTCTCGTTCTTCTTCGTGTTCTTCAAGATCCCGGAGACGAACGGCATGGCGCTCGAGCAGGCCGAGACGCTCTTCAAGAACTCCGGGGGCCGTGGACGCGGCGTCCAGGTGCGCTCCAGCGGAGACTCCGCCTAGTCCCGGTTGCTGCTAGACTCTTCGGAGCACTCCGCTCGTCGGGGTGACTACGCGTGCCCGCAATCCTGAGCAGGAACCAACCCTGCACGGGACGCCCTCGCTGAGGGCGGCACGCGCATCCATTGGTCTCCCATCTCCCTCAACGGCAGCGCCGCGCGAGCGGGACGGGTGCGGATGCGCGCGGGGCACCAGGAGTGGCGGCCGCCGGCCGTCGCAGACAACCGCAACCAAAAGGAGAACGGCAATGGCCGTCGTCACCATGCGCCAGCTGCTCGACAGCGGCGTCCACTTCGGACACCAGACCCGCCGCTGGAACCCGAAGATGAAGCGCTTCATCCTCACCGAGCGCTCGGGCAGCTACATCATCGACCTGCAGCAGTCCCTCGCGTACATCGACAAGACGTACGACTTCGTGCGCGAGACCGTCGCCCACGGCGGCACCATCCTCTTTGTCGGCACCAAGAAGCAGGCCCAGCAGGCGATCGCCGAGCAGGCGACCCGCGTCGGCCAGCCCTACGTGAACCAGCGCTGGCTGGGTGGTCTGCTGACCAACTTCCAGACCGTGTCCAAGCGCCTCGCGCGCATGAAGGAGCTCGAGGAGCTCGACTTCGAGGGCACCACCAGCGGCTTCACCAAGAAGGAGCTGCTGATCAAGAAGCGCGAGCTGGACAAGCTCCACAAGTCGCTGGGCGGCATCCGCAACCTGTCGAAGACCCCGAGCGCGCTCTGGGTCGTCGACACCAAGAAGGAGCACCTCGCGATCGACGAGGCCAAGAAGCTGGGCATCCCGGTCATCGGCATCCTCGACACGAACTGCGACCCGGACGAGGTCCAGTACCCGATCCCGGGCAACGACGACGCGATCCGCTCCGTCACGCTGCTGACCCGCATCGTGGCCGACGCGGCCGCCGAGGGCCTCATCCAGCGTCACCAGAAGCCCGAGGAGGGCGCCGAGCCGGCCGAGCCGCTCGCCGAGTGGGAGCAGGAGCTGCTGCAGACCTCGTCCGACGAGGTGCAGTCCAGCGCCGAGACCACCAAGGCCGCTGACGCCGACCTGGCCGAGGCCAAGGCCGATTCGGCCGAGGTCGTCGCCGAGGGCGAGGCCGACGCGGAGGCCGCCGAGGCCGCCGCTGCGCCCGAGTCCGAGTAATCCTCCCCACCAGAAGTCTTCGAGAAGAAGAAGGTTCCAGTCAGAACATGGCAAACATCAGCATCGCCGACATCAAGGCTCTCCGTGAGCAGCTCGGCACCGGCATGGTCGACACCAAGAAGGCGCTCGAGGAGGCCGATGGCGACATCGAGAAGGCCACCGAGATCCTGCGCCTGAAGGGCGCGAAGGGCAACGCCAAGCGCGCGGACCGCTCCACCAGCGAGGGCCTCGTCGCCGCCAAGGACAACGGCAACGGCACCGCCACGATGATCGAGCTCGCGTGCGAGACCGACTTCGTCGCGAAGGGCGACAAGTTCATCGCCCTCGCCGACAAGGTGCTCGACGCAGCGGCCGCGGCCGGTGCGACCACCGTCGAGGAGGCCCTCGCGGCCCCCGCCGGCAGCCAGACCGTCGCCGAGCTCATCGGTGACGAGGCCGCCATCCTCGGCGAGAAGGTCGAGCTCCGCCGCATCGCCGTCGTGAACGGCGAGCACTTCGCGATCTACCTGCACAAGACCTCCAAGGACCTGCCCCCGCAGGTCGGTGTCGTGCTCGGCTACGCCGGCGACGACGCGGAGACCGCCCGCAGCATCGCGCAGCACATCTCGTTCGCGAACCCGACCTACCTCTCCCGTGAGGACGTCCCGGCCGACGAGGTCGAGAACGAGCGTCGCATCGTCGAGGAGATCTCGCGCAATGAGGGCAAGCCCGAGGCCGCGCTCCCGAAGATCATCGAGGGTCGCCTCGGCGCCTACTTCAAGCAGGTCGCCCTGCTCGAGCAGGAGTACGCCCGCGACAACAAGCTGACCATCAGCCAGGTGCTGAAGGACTCGGGTCTCACCGTGTCCGGCTTCGCCCGGTTCAAGGTCGGCGCGTAGCAGACCATGAAGGAGTCCGGATCGTGACAACGATCCGGACTCCTTTTCTGTGCGCGGCACCCACTAGCTTTAACCAGAACCACAGACGGAAGGACGTTGATCACGCATGTCGGCAGCCACTCAGAGACATCCTTCACAGCGGCGCAGAGTCCTTCTGAAGCTCTCCGGCGAGGCCTTCGGCGGAGGCCAGCTGGGGGTCAACCCGGACATCGTCAGCAGCATCGCGCGTGAGATCGCGCAGGCCGCGCAGGACGTCGAGATCGCCATCGTCGTCGGCGGCGGCAACTTCTTCCGCGGAGCCGAGCTGTCGCAGCGCGGCATGGACCGCGGCCGTGCGGACTACATGGGGATGCTCGGGACGGTGATGAACTCGCTGGCCCTCCAGGACTTCCTGGAGCAGGCGGGCGCCGAGACGCGCGTCCAGTCGGCGATCTCCATGACCCAGGTGGCCGAGCCGTACATCCCGCGGCGGGCCGAACGGCACCTCGAGAAGGGCCGGGTCGTCATCTTCGGCGCCGGCGCCGGACTGCCGTACTTCTCCACCGACACGGTGGCCGCCCAGCGGGCGCTCGAGATCAGCGCGGACGTCGTGCTGGTCGCCAAGAACGGTGTCGACGGGATGTACGACGACGACCCGCGCACGAACCCGGACGCGAGGAAGATCGACCAGATCAGTCACCAGGAGGCTCTGCAGCAGAACCTCAAGGCGGTCGACTCGACGGCGCTGAGCCTCTGCATGGACAACGGGATGCCGATGCGCATCTTCGGGATCGAGCCCGCCGGCAACGTGACCGCCGCCCTCCTCGGCGCGGAGATCGGGACACTGCTCGGCTGACGCCGGGTGGCCGCGCAATAGACTAGACACCGACCCACCTACGTATAAGGAGACACCGTGATCGCGGATGTGATTTCCGATGCCCGCCAGCGCATGAGCAAGACCGTGGATGCTGCGAGGGACGACTTCGGCACGGTGAGCGCGGGCCGCGCCAACCCGGCTCTGTTCCAGAAGGTGCTGGTCGACTACTACGGGTCGCCGACCCCGCTGGCCCAGCTGGCCGGCCTCCAGAACCCCGAGGCCCGCGTCCTGCTGGTCACGCCGTACGACAAGTCGGCGCTCAAGGACATCGAGAAGGCCATCGTCAACATGCCGAACCTGTCGGCCAACGTGGGCAACGACGGCGAGATCGTGCGCGTCACCCTCCCGGAGCTCACCGAGGACCGCCGCAAGGAGTTCGTGAAGATCGTCCGCAGCAAGGGCGAGGACGCCAAGGTCGCGCTCCGCAACATCCGCCGCAAGGCCAAGGACGACCTCGACGCGCTGAAGGGCGAGGTCGGGGACGACGAGGTGGCGCGCGGCGAGAAGGAGCTCGAGACGCTGACCCGCACCCACGTGGAGGCCGTCGACGAGGCTCTGAAGCGCAAGGAAGCCGAGCTGCTCGAGGTCTAGCCGATGAGCGACGACAGCAGTCCCGGCGCGCCGGACCCGGTACCGCGCGGAAAGGCGCGATCCCGGGAGGAGTTCCGGGCGCAGGTGCAGGCCACCCGCGCCGACTTCGAGCGTCAGGTGCAGGCGCGCAAGGCTCAGCTCGACGCGACCCAGGAGCGGATCGCGGAGCGCACGGGCCGCAACCTGATCCTGGCGATCGTCATCGGCCTGGGCGTCGGCGCGCTCGTCCTGGTCAGCCTGATCTTCATCAAGGAGCTCTTCCTGGTGTTCGGCGTGGCCATGGCCGGCTTCGCCACCTTCGAACTCGTTCAGGCGTTCCGCGTCTCCGGGCGGCGCGTGCCCCGCATCCCGTCGATCCTGGCGGCCGCGGGGATCGTCCCGGTCTCGTTCTTCCTGCACTCGGGCGGCCAGCTGGTCTCGCTGTCCGCGGGGATCGTCCTGGTCGTCGTGTGGCGGCTGATCGAGGAGGCGGTGGTCCCCGCCGCCCGGCGCGGGTCGGCCGCACTGGGGCGCGACCTGCTGTGGTCGGTGTTCGTGCAGCTGTACATCACGCTGCTCGCCAGCTTCGTCATCCTGCTGCTGGCGGAGCCCGGCGGCGAGTGGTGGGTGCTCGCGTTCCTGATCCTGGTCGTGTCGGTCGACACGGGCGCCTACGTGAGCGGACTCTCCTGGGGCAAGCACCCCATGGCGCCCACGATCAGTCCGAAGAAGACCTGGGAGGGCTTCGCCGGCGCGGCAGCGGCTGCGATCATCGCGGGCATCCTGCTCTCGGTGTTCATGCTCGGGGAGCCGTGGTGGTTCGGCGTGGTGTTCGGCGTCGTCCTGCTCCTGACGGCCACCGCCGGAGACCTCGCCGAGTCGCTGATCAAGCGGGACCTCGGCATCAAGGACATGAGCTCGTGGCTGCCGGGGCACGGGGGATTCCTCGACCGGCTGGACTCCATCCTCCCGTCGGCAGCGGCCACCTACGTCCTGTTCCTCATCTTCCGATGACAGAATGGGGGAGTGAGCACCTTCCCCCGCAGCCCCAAGTCGAAGCCGGGCTACGACGTCGAACAGGTGGACGAGTTCCTCGCGACGGCGCGCCGTGCCTACGACGGAGACGCGTCGGCGCCGGACCTGACCGCGGCCGACATCCGGCACACCGCGTTCGCGATGACGAAGGGCGGCTACTCCACGACCCATGTGGATGCGGCGCTCGAGCGGCTCGAGGACGCGTTCTCGGCCCGTGAGCGCGAGGCCGCGCGAGCGCGCCAGGGCGACGCCGCGTGGTTCGAGGAGGCGCGGACGACCGCGCAGGTCATCCTGAATCGGCTCGACCGGCCGCTCGGGCAGCGTTTCGACCGGGTGAGCCTGCTCACGCTCGGCTACAACCGCAACGACGTCGACCGGTTCGCCAACCGCTTGGTGCGCTACTTCCAGGACGGACGGCCGATGAGCGTCGAGGAGGTGCGCACCGTGACGTTCCGCGAGCAGCGGGGCGGATACCGCGAGGTGCAGGTCGATCTGCTGCTCGACAGCGTGACCGACGTGATGCTGGCGGTTCGCTGAGTGCGGGGGCGGAATCTTGGGTTTTCCGACGATCTCCGTTATCGTTCTGTGATCGTGGGTAGACGAGAAGCAGCAGCAGCAGAGATCGTGCCGCTGACTCCGGCCAACCCGGTCGGCGTCGCATTCAAGCGGTCCCGCCGTCCGCACATCCGGTCGCGAGCAGCGGTGTGGGGTTTCGCGTTCACCGCAGCCGTCGGTTTCGCGCTCGTGAACGTGGTGGATCCCTTCTCCGGCGCGACGACGACGCCGGCCTACGCGGAGTCGCTGCAGCAGATCCCCACGACGGAGCGCTACGACGGTGCTCCCGCCCAGAACCTCACCGCGCCGGACTCGGCGGCCCTCACCATCACCCGCGACGCGGTGACGGTGAAGGAGAAGCCGAAGCCCACTCCGACGCCGACCCCGACGCCCACGGCGTCCAAGAAGTCGTCCAGCGGCGGCGGAGGCGGCGCGCCGTCGGCGCCCATCCCGTCGCCGGGCACCGCGCAGGCGATCGCCTATCAGATGGTGCACGACCGCGGCTGGGGCGACGACCAGTACGGCTGCCTGGTCCAGCTGTGGAACCACGAGTCCGGTTGGCGCGTCAACGCCTCCAACCCGAGCGGCGCGTACGGCATCCCTCAGGCGCTCCCGGGCAGCAAGATGGGCCCCGGCTGGCAGACCGACGCATCGGTGCAGATCTCGTGGGGCCTCGGCTACGTGTCCGGGCGCTACGGCACGCCGTGCGGTGCGTGGGGCGTCTGGCAGTCCCAGGGCTGGTACTGACCGCTCTCCGGGCGGACCCGCCTAGACTTGACGCATGCCGCGCTCGAACCGTCCCCGTGGCCGCTCCGGCGGCCGGCCGGCGGAGGAGCCGGACAGCCTGGAGCGTCTGCTCTCCGGCTGGCGACGGACCGAGACGCGCCGCGGCGTGACCTGGAACGTGCAGCCGGTGTCGGCCGCGCAGGCGCAGAAGACGTACGTCTGCCCGGGCTGCGGCCGTGATATCCCGCCGGGGACGTCGCACCTGGTCGCCTGGCGCGCCGACGGCGTGCTGGGCGACGCCCCCGACCTGGCCGCACGACGGCACTGGCACGAGTCCTGCTGGAGGATCGCATGACGAGCGAGGGTACGACCATCGAGATCCGGGGCGGCGTGGAGCTCCCCGCCCGCCGCGAGGACGTCGAGTTCCGGACGCAGGACGGGCTGACCCTGGTGGGCGAGCTGGCCACCCCGCTCGACCGTGAGCCGGTCGCGACCCTG is drawn from Leifsonia shinshuensis and contains these coding sequences:
- a CDS encoding sugar porter family MFS transporter, giving the protein MSEQRRNTGTTSDENVPQPTAKMRRRVTGLAIAAAVGGFLFGFDSSVINGAVDSIQHNFALNAFITGFIVAIALLGCAVGAFIAGRLADRWGRLKVMLLGAVLFLVSSIGAGLAFSAWDLALWRVVGGLGIGIASVVAPAYIAEISPRQSRGRLASLQQLAITIGIFVALLSDALLAGIAGSASKELWLGLEAWRWMFLVGVIPSVVYGILALTLPESPRYLLANGRRDDARAVFATLVPEGDLDRQIGDIENAIKEDREGAKATLAGNRFGLKPIVWIGIILSVFQQFVGINVIFYYSTTLWQAVGFTEKNSLLITVITSVTNVVVTIVAILLVDRVGRRPILLTGSVGMALSLGVMALAFTFAVKHDGAVSLPNPWGPIALIAANIFVVCFGASWGPLVWVLLGEIFPSRIRGKALGVAAAAQWIANFLVTISFPPMADFSLPFTYGMYALFAALSFFFVFFKIPETNGMALEQAETLFKNSGGRGRGVQVRSSGDSA
- the rpsB gene encoding 30S ribosomal protein S2 yields the protein MAVVTMRQLLDSGVHFGHQTRRWNPKMKRFILTERSGSYIIDLQQSLAYIDKTYDFVRETVAHGGTILFVGTKKQAQQAIAEQATRVGQPYVNQRWLGGLLTNFQTVSKRLARMKELEELDFEGTTSGFTKKELLIKKRELDKLHKSLGGIRNLSKTPSALWVVDTKKEHLAIDEAKKLGIPVIGILDTNCDPDEVQYPIPGNDDAIRSVTLLTRIVADAAAEGLIQRHQKPEEGAEPAEPLAEWEQELLQTSSDEVQSSAETTKAADADLAEAKADSAEVVAEGEADAEAAEAAAAPESE
- the tsf gene encoding translation elongation factor Ts — translated: MANISIADIKALREQLGTGMVDTKKALEEADGDIEKATEILRLKGAKGNAKRADRSTSEGLVAAKDNGNGTATMIELACETDFVAKGDKFIALADKVLDAAAAAGATTVEEALAAPAGSQTVAELIGDEAAILGEKVELRRIAVVNGEHFAIYLHKTSKDLPPQVGVVLGYAGDDAETARSIAQHISFANPTYLSREDVPADEVENERRIVEEISRNEGKPEAALPKIIEGRLGAYFKQVALLEQEYARDNKLTISQVLKDSGLTVSGFARFKVGA
- the pyrH gene encoding UMP kinase, with amino-acid sequence MSAATQRHPSQRRRVLLKLSGEAFGGGQLGVNPDIVSSIAREIAQAAQDVEIAIVVGGGNFFRGAELSQRGMDRGRADYMGMLGTVMNSLALQDFLEQAGAETRVQSAISMTQVAEPYIPRRAERHLEKGRVVIFGAGAGLPYFSTDTVAAQRALEISADVVLVAKNGVDGMYDDDPRTNPDARKIDQISHQEALQQNLKAVDSTALSLCMDNGMPMRIFGIEPAGNVTAALLGAEIGTLLG
- the frr gene encoding ribosome recycling factor, with the protein product MIADVISDARQRMSKTVDAARDDFGTVSAGRANPALFQKVLVDYYGSPTPLAQLAGLQNPEARVLLVTPYDKSALKDIEKAIVNMPNLSANVGNDGEIVRVTLPELTEDRRKEFVKIVRSKGEDAKVALRNIRRKAKDDLDALKGEVGDDEVARGEKELETLTRTHVEAVDEALKRKEAELLEV
- a CDS encoding phosphatidate cytidylyltransferase, encoding MSDDSSPGAPDPVPRGKARSREEFRAQVQATRADFERQVQARKAQLDATQERIAERTGRNLILAIVIGLGVGALVLVSLIFIKELFLVFGVAMAGFATFELVQAFRVSGRRVPRIPSILAAAGIVPVSFFLHSGGQLVSLSAGIVLVVVWRLIEEAVVPAARRGSAALGRDLLWSVFVQLYITLLASFVILLLAEPGGEWWVLAFLILVVSVDTGAYVSGLSWGKHPMAPTISPKKTWEGFAGAAAAAIIAGILLSVFMLGEPWWFGVVFGVVLLLTATAGDLAESLIKRDLGIKDMSSWLPGHGGFLDRLDSILPSAAATYVLFLIFR
- a CDS encoding DivIVA domain-containing protein, with amino-acid sequence MSTFPRSPKSKPGYDVEQVDEFLATARRAYDGDASAPDLTAADIRHTAFAMTKGGYSTTHVDAALERLEDAFSAREREAARARQGDAAWFEEARTTAQVILNRLDRPLGQRFDRVSLLTLGYNRNDVDRFANRLVRYFQDGRPMSVEEVRTVTFREQRGGYREVQVDLLLDSVTDVMLAVR
- a CDS encoding lytic transglycosylase domain-containing protein, which translates into the protein MGRREAAAAEIVPLTPANPVGVAFKRSRRPHIRSRAAVWGFAFTAAVGFALVNVVDPFSGATTTPAYAESLQQIPTTERYDGAPAQNLTAPDSAALTITRDAVTVKEKPKPTPTPTPTPTASKKSSSGGGGGAPSAPIPSPGTAQAIAYQMVHDRGWGDDQYGCLVQLWNHESGWRVNASNPSGAYGIPQALPGSKMGPGWQTDASVQISWGLGYVSGRYGTPCGAWGVWQSQGWY